In Synergistaceae bacterium, the following proteins share a genomic window:
- a CDS encoding baseplate J/gp47 family protein, with amino-acid sequence MGVTRLEAAKAMTTLKFTLSEIQDENIIIPEGTRATPGSNILFATVEAGEIPAGQQEITITAECTVENLSESYGGSNIESDENFRERI; translated from the coding sequence TTGGGAGTTACAAGACTCGAAGCAGCAAAGGCAATGACGACTCTAAAATTTACGCTCTCTGAAATACAGGACGAAAATATAATAATTCCTGAAGGCACGCGGGCAACTCCGGGCAGTAATATTTTATTCGCTACAGTTGAGGCGGGAGAAATCCCAGCAGGCCAGCAAGAAATTACTATTACAGCCGAATGCACAGTTGAAAATCTTAGCGAGTCCTATGGAGGGAGCAACATAGAGTCAGACGAAAATTTTAGAGAACGTATATAA
- a CDS encoding PAAR domain-containing protein: MPPAARLNDICTGHADWPPRENIQASPNVFVNSRGWHRQGDSWAVHCNSIPECHGGVLASGSKSVFVNKKQAGRIGAPVSCGSNVATSSPNVFAGD, from the coding sequence GAATGATATTTGTACAGGTCATGCAGACTGGCCTCCGCGTGAAAATATTCAAGCAAGCCCGAATGTATTTGTGAATTCAAGAGGCTGGCACAGACAGGGCGACTCATGGGCTGTTCACTGTAATTCAATTCCTGAATGTCACGGCGGAGTATTAGCGTCAGGAAGTAAGAGCGTTTTTGTGAATAAGAAGCAGGCGGGTAGAATAGGCGCTCCTGTTTCTTGCGGCTCAAATGTTGCAACCAGCAGCCCTAACGTATTTGCAGGTGATTAA